Proteins from a single region of Punica granatum isolate Tunisia-2019 chromosome 8, ASM765513v2, whole genome shotgun sequence:
- the LOC116188498 gene encoding uncharacterized protein LOC116188498 gives MSPLPPETIPRKRFLGFLIWQSIPSTLLFVSLNALFAVCSPRPTNPTSVSSRVVAFFTSVVMFQLSQLLFSASLSSLSTPSLSRPASPLELGFVLVRLAIGSQPPGPPPEGRRRMELSLSIAAFLGACAVSGAVSVVAVCWALGGGSFSVKVVGFRGFAVGLFYGLFYVYKQRWILKFPIIQRPLFFSFKMGVPSAIGIAFRLSAVAYVFSAVLLALVRLHFKIQMPGGRLMFERIIFFIGMFVVFLCWELSHHLHQALHTKRSIFAPPRGSAAAETNPSEPLLAALEESSPHSLVQYLAYLDLCMLCESNVDTWRRAAFFEETGETYKRVIAVCLRPLERLATKLTEGLESSSVDITLQQSNQLLLPSNGSQLELLKDYQLYAWSARTVASLTARSHSEDRFGIAQLSGSNASVVSTLLSCLLAVETFSGKRTHLQSSHQLVGPGGIRWAAPNTGRRDFPSSVMGKKRGSPLHSRAYAVADVLKVSLYQIVSAFYGEMQGAAKSGLLERDWIVSSKPIFGTREALLQKLRIFLDYKAS, from the exons ATGTCGCCTTTACCTCCTGAGACCATCCCGAGGAAGAGGTTCCTAGGGTTCTTGATTTGGCAATCCATCCCCTCGACACTGCTTTTCGTCTCCCTCAATGCCCTCTTCGCCGTTTGCTCGCCCAGACCCACCAACCCCACATCGGTATCGTCACGGGTTGTGGCTTTCTTCACCTCCGTAGTCATGTTTCAGCTCTCGCAGCTCCTGTTCTCGGCGTCCCTCTCCTCCCTCTCAACACCCTCCCTCAGCCGCCCCGCGTCGCCCCTCGAGCTCGGCTTCGTGCTTGTCCGCCTGGCGATCGGCTCGCAGCCGCCGGGGCCGCCCCCTGAGGGCCGCCGACGGATGGAGCTGTCGCTGAGCATCGCCGCCTTCTTGGGGGCGTGTGCTGTCTCGGGTGCGGTTTCAGTAGTGGCGGTGTGTTGGGCTCTGGGAGGTGGGAGTTTCAGTGTGAAAGTTGTGGGGTTTAGGGGTTTCGCAGTTGGACTGTTTTATGGTCTGTTCTATGTTTATAAGCAGAGATGGATCTTGAAATTTCCAATTATTCAG CGTCCACTGTTCTTCAGCTTCAAGATGGGAGTGCCTTCGGCTATTGGAATTGCTTTTAGACTTTCTGCTGTAGCTTATGTCTTTTCGGCCGTCCTGTTGGCTTTGGTACGACTCCATTTCAAGATTCAGATGCCTGGGGGaaggttgatgtttgagcggATTATCTTCTTCATCGGGATGTTTGTGGTTTTTCTCTGCTGGGAATTGAGTCACCACTTACACCAG GCACTTCACACAAAGAGGTCCATATTCGCTCCACCAAGAGGATCAGCTGCGGCGGAAACAAACCCAAGTGAACCGCTTCTTGCAGCACTTGAAGAGAGCAGCCCCCATTCTCTCGTGCAGTATCTTGCATATCTTGATCTCTGCATGTTATGTGAGAGTAATGTTGACACTTGGAGGAGAGCTGCCTTCTTTGAAGAAACTGGTGAGACTTACAAAAGAGTTATAGCTGTTTGCTTGAGGCCCCTAGAACGTCTTGCAACAAAGTTGACTGAAGGTCTCGAATCTTCTTCCGTCGATATAACCTTGCAACAATCCAATCAGTTGTTGCTCCCATCAAATGGATCTCAGCTCGAGCTACTTAAAGACTATCAG TTATATGCATGGAGCGCAAGAACGGTGGCTTCTCTCACTGCCCGTTCTCACTCTGAGGACAGGTTTGGGATTGCTCAGCTTTCAGGAAGCAATGCCTCTGTTGTCTCAACCCTTCTCTCTTGCCTTCTTGCGGTTGAAACCTTCTCCGGAAAGAGGACCCACTTACAATCCTCGCATCAGCTGGTGGGGCCCGGCGGCATCAGGTGGGCTGCTCCAAACACAGGGAGGAGGGACTTCCCGAGCAGCGTGATGGGCAAGAAGAGAGGCTCCCCATTACACTCCAGAGCTTATGCAGTAGCCGATGTTCTCAAGGTTTCCCTATATCAGATAGTGTCTGCATTTTATGGCGAGATGCAGGGTGCTGCGAAATCAGGGCTTCTTGAGAGGGACTGGATCGTTTCAAGTAAGCCTATTTTTGGCACTCGCGAGGCTCTACTGCAGAAGTTGCGGATATTCTTGGATTATAAAGCTAGTTAG
- the LOC116187204 gene encoding organic cation/carnitine transporter 1-like: MEVEEAAEVVQGSKNCTGRPVNVNLELTVDEVVEDYVGSFGVSQFIHVFLVSLAWIFDSQSTLVTIFTDAQPKAWRCKIPNNDGACSGNGVGPVCGLRPGTWEWVGGNASSVIAEWGLICDRKLLAATPASLFFIGSLLGSAVYGRLADGWLGRKRTVLISSLLASATAFLTSLSPNIWVYAFLRFANGFARSGIGISCIVLTTECVGRKWRGQVGQYGFFFFTAGFLSLPVIAYPTRTHWRNMYKIIATFPLFYSIFLLPFVSESPRWLLVRGRNKEALNVLKNFARLNGKTLPSNLCLLNPSPPKGNASAASAVATNTSNKSESVWRARWAVRRIIHIMLAGFGVGFVYYGIQLNVENLNFNLYFTVGLNALMEIPAVFLGSVLLGFTNRRLLFSLSAFLAGLSCLLCIIFSHRNQAGGHGKLKSAGNWAQLMIQGIGFMAASTAYDVLYIYCAELFPTNVRNFAVSLLRQALMLGAAVAPLLVALGRVSPALSFLVFGVLAILSGTMSLWLPETRHAPLYDTMKQQEQEEKLGNKSGDSGLELGK, encoded by the exons ATGGAAGTGGAAGAGGCAGCAGAGGTCGTTCAGGGCAGCAAAAACTGCACCGGGAGACCCGTGAATGTGAACCTCGAACTAACTGTCGACGAGGTGGTTGAGGATTACGTGGGGTCGTTTGGGGTTTCCCAGTTCATACATGTGTTTTTGGTGTCCCTGGCGTGGATATTTGATTCACAGAGCACGCTGGTCACGATCTTTACCGACGCCCAACCGAAGGCTTGGAGGTGCAAAATCCCGAACAACGATGGGGCCTGCAGCGGCAATGGGGTGGGCCCAGTCTGTGGGTTGAGGCCTGGGACTTGGGAGTGGGTCGGGGGAAACGCGAGCtcggttattgccgaatgggGCCTCATCTGTGACCGCAAGTTACTTGCTGCGACACCGGCCTCTTTGTTCTTTATCGGGTCTTTACTAG GCTCTGCTGTTTATGGTCGATTAGCCGATGGATGGCTTGGTAGAAAGAGGACAGTCCTAATCTCTTCCCTCCTCGCCTCGGCTACGGCTTTCCTCACGTCCCTCTCGCCAAACATTTGGGTCTACGCTTTCCTCCGGTTCGCGAATGGTTTCGCCAGGTCAGGGATCGGGATCAGCTGCATCGTGCTGACGACAGAGTGCGTGGGCAGGAAGTGGCGGGGCCAGGTGGGCCAGTACgggttcttcttcttcacggcgggcttcctctccctccccgTGATTGCTTACCCGACCAGAACTCACTGGAGGAACATGTACAAGATCATAGCCACTTTCCCTCtcttttattccatcttcTTGCTACCTTTCGTTTCAGAGTCTCCTCGATGGCTTCTTGTGAGGGGACGTAACAAAGAAGCGCTCAATGTGCTCAAAAATTTCGCCCGGCTTAACGGGAAGACCCTGCCCTCGAATCTCTGCCTATTGAATCCGAGTCCACCGAAAG GGAATGCAAGTGCGGCATCGGCAGTAGCGACAAATACAAGCAACAAATCAGAAAGTGTGTGGCGGGCTAGATGGGCTGTGCGACGGATAATCCACATCATGCTCGCAGGGTTCGGGGTCGGGTTTGTCTACTACGGGATTCAGCTCAATGTTGAGAACCTCAACTTCAACCTCTACTTCACGGTGGGCCTCAACGCCCTGATGGAGATCCCTGCAGTCTTCCTTGGCTCCGTGCTCCTCGGGTTCACTAACCGCCGTCTCCTCTTCTCCCTATCTGCCTTCTTGGCAGGCCTCTCTTGTCTCCTCTGCATCATCTTCTCCCACCGGAACCAGGCCGGTGGACATGGTAAGCTCAAGTCCGCAGGGAACTGGGCACAGCTCATGATCCAAGGGATCGGGTTCATGGCAGCCTCAACTGCCTATGATGTGCTATACATCTACTGCGCAGAGCTATTCCCAACGAACGTCAGGAACTTCGCAGTGTCCCTACTGCGGCAAGCCCTGATGTTGGGGGCTGCAGTGGCGCCATTATTGGTCGCGCTTGGGCGTGTGAGCCCTGCACTGTCATTCCTTGTGTTCGGAGTATTAGCGATACTTAGCGGGACCATGAGCCTTTGGCTTCCCGAGACACGGCATGCTCCACTCTACGACACCATGAAGCAGCAGGAGCAGGAGGAGAAGCTAGGAAATAAATCCGGTGATTCAGGTTTAGAACTTGGGAAGTAG
- the LOC116215935 gene encoding sucrose synthase 6 isoform X1, producing MSSPSPSLKRSDSIADNMPDAVKSSRYYTRKCFTSFVAMGKRLMKRQHILDEVKKTIEDELERDKVLEGQLGFILASTQEAAVVPPHVALAVRPSPGIWEYVKVKSDTLEVTGIAIKEYLKFKEMIFDENWAKDDYALEIDFEAVDFTTPRMALPSSIGNGLGFITKTITSRIGRKSNHNAKPLVDFLLSLNYQGENLMINENLNTVAKLQAALIAAEVFVSVFPKETPYQNFETRIKELGFERGWGDTAERVIETMHMLSELLQAPDPQKMESFISRLPIIFNVVIFSPHGYFGQADVLGLPDTGGQVVYILDQVRALEEEMLLRIKKQGLAVKPNIVVVTRLIPDARGTKCNQELEPILDSKHSYILRVPFRTQRGVLRQWVSRFDIYPYLERYAQDAADKIMEHMICKPDLVIGNYSDGNLVASLMASKLGITQGTIAHALEKTKYEDSDAKWKELDPKYHFSCQFTADLIAMNAADFIITSTYQEIAGSKNRPGQYESHTAFTMPGLCRVVSGINVFEPKFNIASPGADQSVYFPYTEKEKRLTSFHPAIEELLYNKEDNNEHMGFLEDRKKPIIFSMARLDTVKNISGLTEWYAKNKRLRNLVNLVVVAGFFDPSKSKDREEIAEIKKMHSLIEKYQLKGQFRWIAAQTDRYRNGELYRCIADTKGAFVQPALYEAFGLTVIEAMNCGLPTFATNQGGPAEIIVDGVSGFHIDPNNGDESSNKIADFFEKCRKEPEHWRKISNGGLQRIYECYTWKIYANKVLSMGSVYGFWRQMNKEQKIAKQRYIEMLYSLQFRNLAKNVPIQVEEPQEELPPEPSNGKKKLPVPKIETAPKEPTPKPVTAGPSTPRVDGSERRLFKGRGDGERVLCPWNWCCFTITSLLIIYYVFMKLYRQMF from the exons ATGTCGTCTCCTTCCCCGTCTCTTAAGAGGTCGGATTCGATCGCTGATAACATGCCTGACGCGGTGAAATCCAGCCGTTATTACACCAGGAAATGCTTCACGAG CTTTGTGGCGATGGGGAAGAGGCTGATGAAACGACAACACATCCTGGACGAAGTGAAGAAGACCATCGAAGATGAGCTCGAAAGAGACAAAGTCCTTGAAGGCCAGCTTGGGTTCATCCTCGCTTCCACTCAG GAGGCAGCCGTGGTCCCACCACATGTAGCGCTAGCAGTAAGGCCCAGCCCTGGCATATGGGAGTACGTAAAAGTGAAATCCGACACTCTCGAAGTGACCGGGATCGCTATCAAGGAGTATTTGAAGTTCAAGGAGATGATATTCGACGAGAACTG GGCGAAGGACGATTATGCCCTGGAGATAGATTTCGAAGCCGTGGACTTCACGACCCCTCGCATGGCACTTCCTTCCTCGATTGGGAATGGACTTGGCTTCATCACGAAGACAATCACCTCGAGGATCGGGAGGAAGTCTAATCACAATGCGAAGCCTTTGGTGGACTTCCTACTGTCACTTAACTATCAAGGAGAG AATCTTATGATAAATGAGAACTTGAACACGGTCGCAAAGCTTCAAGCGGCATTAATAGCAGCTGAAGTGTTCGTCTCTGTGTTCCCTAAAGAGACACCTTACCAGAACTTCGAGACAAG GATAAAGGAGTTGGGGTTTGAAAGGGGCTGGGGAGACACCGCCGAGAGAGTGATCGAGACGATGCACATGCTCTCAGAGCTTCTCCAAGCTCCTGATCCCCAGAAAATGGAATCCTTCATTAGCAGACTCCCGATAATCTTCAATGTGGTGATTTTCTCTCCTCATGGATACTTCGGACAGGCAGATGTCCTAGGATTGCCCGATACCGGTGGTCAG GTTGTTTACATTCTCGATCAAGTAAGAGCCCTAGAGGAGGAAATGCTCCTGAGGATCAAAAAACAAGGTCTCGCTGTGAAGCCTAACATAGTCGTG GTCACGCGATTGATACCAGATGCTAGAGGGACGAAGTGCAACCAAGAATTggagccaatattggactccaagcACTCTTACATCCTCCGTGTCCCTTTCCGAACACAGAGAGGGGTTCTCCGACAGTGGGTTTCCCGCTTTGATATCTACCCGTACTTGGAGAGATATGCTCAG GATGCTGCTGACAAGATCATGGAACACATGATATGCAAGCCTGATCTCGTGATTGGGAACTACTCTGATGGAAACCTCGTGGCATCTCTGATGGCGAGCAAGCTCGGGATTACTCAG GGAACCATAGCTCACGCCCTAGAGAAGACAAAGTACGAGGACTCCGATGCTAAGTGGAAGGAACTTGACCCGAAGTACCATTTCTCATGCCAATTTACTGCTGATCTGATTGCGATGAACGCCGCGGATTTCATCATCACAAGCACGTACCAAGAAATTGCCGGAAG CAAAAATAGGCCAGGACAGTACGAGAGTCATACCGCTTTTACCATGCCTGGGCTATGTCGGGTAGTTTCGGGCATCAATGTGTTTGAGCCAAAGTTCAATATCGCTTCCCCGGGTGCTGACCAGTCTGTCTACTTCCCGTATACGGAGAAAGAGAAGAGGCTCACTTCTTTCCATCCTGCCATCGAAGAGCTTCTGTATAACAAGGAGGACAACAATGAACACAT GGGATTTCTAGAGGACCGAAAAAAGCCTATAATCTTCTCAATGGCAAGGCTCGATACAGTGAAGAACATCTCAGGCCTGACAGAGTGGTATGCGAAGAATAAGAGGCTAAGGAACTTGGTCAATCTTGTGGTGGTGGCGGGATTCTTCGACCCGTCAAAGTCGAAGGACCGGGAAGAAATCGCAGAGATCAAGAAGATGCATTCCTTGATAGAGAAATACCAACTGAAAGGACAGTTCCGGTGGATTGCAGCTCAAACGGATCGGTACCGGAACGGAGAGCTTTACCGGTGCATCGCAGACACTAAAGGGGCTTTCGTGCAACCCGCGCTTTATGAAGCTTTTGGGCTGACAGTCATTGAAGCAATGAACTGTGGGTTGCCCACTTTCGCAACCAATCAGGGTGGACCAGCAGAGATCATTGTGGATGGGGTTTCCGGTTTCCACATCGACCCAAACAATGGGGATGAGTCTAGCAATAAGATTGCAGATTTCTTCGAGAAGTGCAGGAAGGAGCCTGAGCATTGGAGGAAGATCTCAAACGGAGGCCTACAACGGATTTACGAGTG CTACACATGGAAGATTTATGCAAACAAGGTCCTAAGCATGGGATCGGTTTACGGATTCTGGAGGCAGATGAATAAGGAGCAGAAGATTGCCAAGCAGAGATACATTGAAATGTTGTACAGTCTGCAGTTCAGAAACTTG GCAAAGAATGTTCCAATCCAGGTCGAGGAACCCCAAGAGGAATTGCCTCCGGAGCCAAGTAACGGTAAGAAAAAGCTGCCAGTACCAAAGATAGAGACTGCACCCAAAGAACCGACACCGAAACCTGTAACTGCAGGACCTTCGACCCCAAG GGTCGATGGGTCGGAAAGACGACTTTTCAAGGGTAGAGGTGACGGGGAAAGAGTGCTCTGCCCATGGAACTGGTGTTGCTTTACGATCACGTCCCTCTTGATCATTTACTACGTCTTCATGAAGCTCTACCGCCAAATGTTCTGA
- the LOC116215935 gene encoding sucrose synthase 6 isoform X2: MSSPSPSLKRSDSIADNMPDAVKSSRYYTRKCFTSFVAMGKRLMKRQHILDEVKKTIEDELERDKVLEGQLGFILASTQEAAVVPPHVALAVRPSPGIWEYVKVKSDTLEVTGIAIKEYLKFKEMIFDENWAKDDYALEIDFEAVDFTTPRMALPSSIGNGLGFITKTITSRIGRKSNHNAKPLVDFLLSLNYQGENLMINENLNTVAKLQAALIAAEVFVSVFPKETPYQNFETRIKELGFERGWGDTAERVIETMHMLSELLQAPDPQKMESFISRLPIIFNVVIFSPHGYFGQADVLGLPDTGGQVVYILDQVRALEEEMLLRIKKQGLAVKPNIVVVTRLIPDARGTKCNQELEPILDSKHSYILRVPFRTQRGVLRQWVSRFDIYPYLERYAQDAADKIMEHMICKPDLVIGNYSDGNLVASLMASKLGITQGTIAHALEKTKYEDSDAKWKELDPKYHFSCQFTADLIAMNAADFIITSTYQEIAGSKNRPGQYESHTAFTMPGLCRVVSGINVFEPKFNIASPGADQSVYFPYTEKEKRLTSFHPAIEELLYNKEDNNEHMLDTVKNISGLTEWYAKNKRLRNLVNLVVVAGFFDPSKSKDREEIAEIKKMHSLIEKYQLKGQFRWIAAQTDRYRNGELYRCIADTKGAFVQPALYEAFGLTVIEAMNCGLPTFATNQGGPAEIIVDGVSGFHIDPNNGDESSNKIADFFEKCRKEPEHWRKISNGGLQRIYECYTWKIYANKVLSMGSVYGFWRQMNKEQKIAKQRYIEMLYSLQFRNLAKNVPIQVEEPQEELPPEPSNGKKKLPVPKIETAPKEPTPKPVTAGPSTPRVDGSERRLFKGRGDGERVLCPWNWCCFTITSLLIIYYVFMKLYRQMF, encoded by the exons ATGTCGTCTCCTTCCCCGTCTCTTAAGAGGTCGGATTCGATCGCTGATAACATGCCTGACGCGGTGAAATCCAGCCGTTATTACACCAGGAAATGCTTCACGAG CTTTGTGGCGATGGGGAAGAGGCTGATGAAACGACAACACATCCTGGACGAAGTGAAGAAGACCATCGAAGATGAGCTCGAAAGAGACAAAGTCCTTGAAGGCCAGCTTGGGTTCATCCTCGCTTCCACTCAG GAGGCAGCCGTGGTCCCACCACATGTAGCGCTAGCAGTAAGGCCCAGCCCTGGCATATGGGAGTACGTAAAAGTGAAATCCGACACTCTCGAAGTGACCGGGATCGCTATCAAGGAGTATTTGAAGTTCAAGGAGATGATATTCGACGAGAACTG GGCGAAGGACGATTATGCCCTGGAGATAGATTTCGAAGCCGTGGACTTCACGACCCCTCGCATGGCACTTCCTTCCTCGATTGGGAATGGACTTGGCTTCATCACGAAGACAATCACCTCGAGGATCGGGAGGAAGTCTAATCACAATGCGAAGCCTTTGGTGGACTTCCTACTGTCACTTAACTATCAAGGAGAG AATCTTATGATAAATGAGAACTTGAACACGGTCGCAAAGCTTCAAGCGGCATTAATAGCAGCTGAAGTGTTCGTCTCTGTGTTCCCTAAAGAGACACCTTACCAGAACTTCGAGACAAG GATAAAGGAGTTGGGGTTTGAAAGGGGCTGGGGAGACACCGCCGAGAGAGTGATCGAGACGATGCACATGCTCTCAGAGCTTCTCCAAGCTCCTGATCCCCAGAAAATGGAATCCTTCATTAGCAGACTCCCGATAATCTTCAATGTGGTGATTTTCTCTCCTCATGGATACTTCGGACAGGCAGATGTCCTAGGATTGCCCGATACCGGTGGTCAG GTTGTTTACATTCTCGATCAAGTAAGAGCCCTAGAGGAGGAAATGCTCCTGAGGATCAAAAAACAAGGTCTCGCTGTGAAGCCTAACATAGTCGTG GTCACGCGATTGATACCAGATGCTAGAGGGACGAAGTGCAACCAAGAATTggagccaatattggactccaagcACTCTTACATCCTCCGTGTCCCTTTCCGAACACAGAGAGGGGTTCTCCGACAGTGGGTTTCCCGCTTTGATATCTACCCGTACTTGGAGAGATATGCTCAG GATGCTGCTGACAAGATCATGGAACACATGATATGCAAGCCTGATCTCGTGATTGGGAACTACTCTGATGGAAACCTCGTGGCATCTCTGATGGCGAGCAAGCTCGGGATTACTCAG GGAACCATAGCTCACGCCCTAGAGAAGACAAAGTACGAGGACTCCGATGCTAAGTGGAAGGAACTTGACCCGAAGTACCATTTCTCATGCCAATTTACTGCTGATCTGATTGCGATGAACGCCGCGGATTTCATCATCACAAGCACGTACCAAGAAATTGCCGGAAG CAAAAATAGGCCAGGACAGTACGAGAGTCATACCGCTTTTACCATGCCTGGGCTATGTCGGGTAGTTTCGGGCATCAATGTGTTTGAGCCAAAGTTCAATATCGCTTCCCCGGGTGCTGACCAGTCTGTCTACTTCCCGTATACGGAGAAAGAGAAGAGGCTCACTTCTTTCCATCCTGCCATCGAAGAGCTTCTGTATAACAAGGAGGACAACAATGAACACAT GCTCGATACAGTGAAGAACATCTCAGGCCTGACAGAGTGGTATGCGAAGAATAAGAGGCTAAGGAACTTGGTCAATCTTGTGGTGGTGGCGGGATTCTTCGACCCGTCAAAGTCGAAGGACCGGGAAGAAATCGCAGAGATCAAGAAGATGCATTCCTTGATAGAGAAATACCAACTGAAAGGACAGTTCCGGTGGATTGCAGCTCAAACGGATCGGTACCGGAACGGAGAGCTTTACCGGTGCATCGCAGACACTAAAGGGGCTTTCGTGCAACCCGCGCTTTATGAAGCTTTTGGGCTGACAGTCATTGAAGCAATGAACTGTGGGTTGCCCACTTTCGCAACCAATCAGGGTGGACCAGCAGAGATCATTGTGGATGGGGTTTCCGGTTTCCACATCGACCCAAACAATGGGGATGAGTCTAGCAATAAGATTGCAGATTTCTTCGAGAAGTGCAGGAAGGAGCCTGAGCATTGGAGGAAGATCTCAAACGGAGGCCTACAACGGATTTACGAGTG CTACACATGGAAGATTTATGCAAACAAGGTCCTAAGCATGGGATCGGTTTACGGATTCTGGAGGCAGATGAATAAGGAGCAGAAGATTGCCAAGCAGAGATACATTGAAATGTTGTACAGTCTGCAGTTCAGAAACTTG GCAAAGAATGTTCCAATCCAGGTCGAGGAACCCCAAGAGGAATTGCCTCCGGAGCCAAGTAACGGTAAGAAAAAGCTGCCAGTACCAAAGATAGAGACTGCACCCAAAGAACCGACACCGAAACCTGTAACTGCAGGACCTTCGACCCCAAG GGTCGATGGGTCGGAAAGACGACTTTTCAAGGGTAGAGGTGACGGGGAAAGAGTGCTCTGCCCATGGAACTGGTGTTGCTTTACGATCACGTCCCTCTTGATCATTTACTACGTCTTCATGAAGCTCTACCGCCAAATGTTCTGA